Proteins encoded by one window of Archaeoglobus veneficus SNP6:
- the mobB gene encoding molybdopterin-guanine dinucleotide biosynthesis protein B, with translation MIVLSIVGNSNSGKTTLITRIVPILKQRGFRVAVVKHTRDFEVDREGKDSWKIWQSGADVAIASNEKTALIMRGSKSLDEICRFFEGYDIVLTEGFSSAGKDRIVVLDESSKPEDFANGRIIAVVADRDVPGYRTFRRDDVDGIAELIVDILKGKNF, from the coding sequence ATGATTGTTCTGAGCATCGTTGGCAATTCCAATAGCGGAAAGACGACGCTCATAACCAGAATCGTGCCAATTTTAAAGCAGAGAGGTTTCAGGGTTGCAGTCGTCAAACACACGAGGGACTTCGAGGTGGATAGAGAAGGCAAAGACTCCTGGAAGATATGGCAGAGCGGGGCTGACGTGGCCATAGCTTCAAACGAGAAAACTGCCCTGATTATGAGAGGAAGTAAAAGCCTCGACGAGATCTGCAGGTTCTTTGAAGGCTATGACATCGTACTGACGGAGGGTTTCAGCTCGGCAGGGAAGGACAGAATCGTTGTTCTCGACGAATCTTCCAAGCCTGAAGACTTTGCAAATGGTCGGATTATTGCCGTGGTTGCAGACAGAGATGTTCCGGGTTATCGCACGTTCAGAAGGGATGACGTTGATGGGATCGCAGAACTAATTGTGGACATACTCAAGGGTAAAAATTTTTAA